One genomic segment of Thermovibrio guaymasensis includes these proteins:
- the speB gene encoding agmatinase, translated as MKFLSSKDRGKIKIFGVPYDSTTCFRPGARFGADGIRLFSENLEDFSPELEKSLEDLDFTDVGNLELPASPEKMVEEIYSFVKEVEIPVMLGGEHSVTFPVVKALSERFSRLTVVQFDAHADLREEYSGTPYSHACVMRRILELPNTQLVQVGIRSGTREEFELIKLSDRITYVKDVLELPSVLSEVETPIYFTVDIDFFDPSYAPGTGTPEHCGASPVDFFKAVYKLPAASVVGFDVVEVSPPYDPSGITQALGAKIVRELLLKFWG; from the coding sequence TTGAAGTTCCTATCGTCAAAGGATAGAGGAAAGATAAAGATCTTTGGAGTTCCTTACGATTCAACAACTTGCTTTAGGCCGGGTGCCCGCTTTGGTGCCGATGGAATTAGGCTTTTTTCAGAAAACCTTGAGGACTTTAGTCCTGAACTTGAAAAGAGCCTTGAAGACTTAGATTTTACAGACGTTGGAAATTTGGAGCTCCCTGCAAGCCCTGAGAAGATGGTTGAGGAGATTTACTCCTTTGTTAAGGAGGTTGAAATTCCTGTAATGCTTGGTGGAGAACACTCTGTTACTTTTCCGGTAGTTAAGGCTTTAAGTGAGAGGTTTTCCAGGCTTACGGTAGTTCAGTTTGACGCCCACGCAGATTTAAGGGAGGAGTACTCAGGGACTCCCTACTCCCACGCCTGCGTTATGAGGAGGATTTTAGAACTCCCAAACACCCAATTAGTTCAAGTTGGAATAAGGAGTGGAACTAGGGAGGAGTTTGAGCTTATAAAGTTATCGGATAGAATAACCTACGTTAAAGACGTTTTAGAACTTCCAAGTGTTCTATCAGAAGTTGAAACTCCGATTTACTTTACAGTTGATATAGACTTCTTTGATCCCTCCTACGCCCCAGGAACTGGAACTCCAGAGCACTGTGGAGCATCACCTGTTGACTTCTTTAAAGCAGTCTATAAATTACCCGCCGCCAGCGTTGTCGGTTTTGACGTTGTTGAGGTCTCTCCTCCTTACGACCCCAGCGGTATAACTCAGGCCCTTGGGGCTAAGATAGTAAGAGAGCTTTTACTTAAATTCTGGGGGTGA
- the speE gene encoding polyamine aminopropyltransferase, producing MLWFTEYYKGEGMELQGTGLSMKVKSSKYLKTPYQELLLLETEDWGKVLVLDGAVQTTERDEFIYHEMISHPALFTFPRQVEKVLVIGGGDGGTVREVLKHQPKEVVMVEIDREVVEICKKEFPSISNGLGDERVKLTFGDGREFVKDKEAEFDLIIVDCSDPIGPSVVLYQEDFYRDCFKALKEDGIFVTQSESPFAQNRVHRQVVRELEKVFPIVRPYLVFIPTYPSGMWSFTIGSKKLDPLGVAPSALGKLYRELIEREGALKYYNPEVHYGAFAIPNFVYREE from the coding sequence ATGCTCTGGTTTACCGAGTACTACAAAGGCGAAGGAATGGAGCTTCAAGGTACCGGTCTTAGTATGAAAGTTAAGAGTTCTAAGTATTTAAAGACCCCTTATCAGGAACTTCTCCTCCTTGAAACTGAGGACTGGGGAAAAGTTTTGGTCTTAGACGGTGCAGTTCAAACTACCGAGAGGGACGAGTTTATCTACCATGAGATGATTTCTCACCCAGCCTTATTTACGTTCCCCCGCCAAGTTGAGAAGGTTTTAGTTATTGGAGGGGGAGACGGCGGAACTGTTAGGGAGGTTTTAAAACACCAGCCCAAAGAAGTTGTTATGGTTGAGATAGATAGGGAAGTTGTTGAAATTTGTAAGAAAGAATTCCCTTCAATCTCAAATGGTTTAGGAGATGAGAGAGTTAAACTAACTTTCGGGGACGGAAGGGAGTTTGTCAAAGATAAGGAGGCCGAATTTGACCTTATAATAGTTGACTGTTCAGACCCTATTGGACCATCAGTTGTCCTTTACCAAGAAGACTTTTACAGGGACTGCTTTAAAGCCCTCAAAGAAGACGGTATTTTTGTTACCCAGTCTGAGTCTCCGTTTGCTCAAAACAGAGTTCACAGACAAGTTGTAAGGGAACTTGAGAAGGTATTTCCAATTGTTCGTCCTTACCTTGTCTTCATTCCAACTTATCCAAGCGGAATGTGGAGCTTTACAATAGGGTCTAAAAAACTTGATCCCCTTGGAGTTGCTCCTTCAGCCCTCGGTAAACTGTACAGAGAGCTTATTGAGAGGGAGGGAGCTCTCAAGTACTACAACCCTGAAGTCCACTATGGAGCTTTTGCAATACCAAACTTCGTTTATAGGGAGGAGTAA
- a CDS encoding SPFH domain-containing protein, which produces MESFFPFTLILFIVAVILILQSVKIVPQKQAWIVERLGKYHRTLHAGLHLIIPLIDTIRAKVSLKEQVLDIPKQEVITKDNVVVKIDAVCYFTVIKPEDAVYNIENLEYAIIQTIQTNLRDIIGGMELDEILSSREKINAKIKEVLQGAASSWGILINRVEVKEIEPPANIVQAMSMLIEADRKKKAMITEAEGKKRAQVLEAEGYKLAKWQEAEAIERIGQAQAHAINSVKSAVGDGETAGKLILGDSFIKSLEKLSNSPNSKIVLLPPSVESLTEILRKKNES; this is translated from the coding sequence ATGGAAAGCTTCTTCCCTTTTACCTTAATTCTCTTTATAGTTGCAGTAATACTCATACTTCAGTCGGTCAAAATCGTTCCCCAGAAGCAGGCCTGGATAGTTGAGAGGTTAGGGAAGTACCACAGAACACTCCACGCAGGCCTCCACCTTATAATTCCCCTCATAGACACAATAAGGGCAAAGGTGAGCCTTAAGGAGCAAGTCCTTGACATTCCAAAACAGGAAGTGATTACAAAAGACAACGTCGTAGTTAAAATTGACGCAGTGTGCTACTTTACAGTTATAAAGCCTGAGGACGCCGTTTATAACATTGAGAATCTTGAATACGCCATAATTCAGACAATCCAGACCAACCTAAGGGACATAATCGGAGGAATGGAGCTTGACGAAATTCTCTCCTCAAGGGAGAAGATAAACGCAAAAATTAAGGAGGTCCTTCAGGGAGCCGCCTCAAGCTGGGGAATTCTTATCAACAGGGTTGAAGTCAAGGAGATTGAACCTCCTGCAAACATAGTTCAAGCAATGAGCATGCTCATTGAGGCAGATAGGAAGAAGAAAGCTATGATTACAGAGGCAGAAGGTAAAAAGAGAGCTCAAGTTCTAGAAGCTGAAGGTTATAAGCTTGCGAAGTGGCAGGAGGCAGAAGCGATTGAGAGAATCGGTCAGGCACAGGCACACGCAATAAATAGCGTAAAGAGTGCCGTAGGAGACGGGGAAACTGCAGGGAAGTTAATCCTGGGGGATAGTTTCATTAAGTCCCTTGAGAAGTTATCAAACTCTCCCAACTCTAAAATCGTCCTACTTCCCCCTTCCGTTGAATCTCTAACTGAAATTCTAAGGAAGAAAAATGAAAGTTAA
- a CDS encoding cell division topological specificity factor MinE, translating into MGFMDKIRGAFGKPPAKEVAKKRLQLILKYDRAGLPPNAIDAVKEAILNALKEFPFVDVEGVNIHIPESDVDGKIEIEVPVKNN; encoded by the coding sequence ATGGGATTTATGGATAAAATAAGGGGAGCTTTCGGAAAACCTCCAGCAAAGGAAGTAGCAAAGAAGAGACTACAGCTAATCTTAAAATACGATAGAGCAGGTCTACCACCAAACGCAATAGATGCGGTAAAGGAAGCAATCCTTAATGCCTTAAAGGAATTTCCCTTCGTTGACGTTGAAGGTGTCAACATTCACATTCCAGAGAGTGACGTAGACGGTAAAATTGAAATTGAAGTACCGGTAAAGAACAACTAA
- a CDS encoding 50S ribosomal protein L11 methyltransferase, which yields MEYREITFKVPKEKFDYLLSELFSLGSLGTEVVKEGEEVEFKAYFKGEVNLPENVKEYATSSINLPERDWNEEWKKYYQPVKVSEKIWVAPSWFKGKFKEPEGSLVIYIYPGRGFGTGTHETTKLSMRLIEESLKEGESFLDVGTGSGILSILAKKLGAGKVVACDIQEGVEEELVKNSSLSGVSGIEFVRGSADRVRGTFDVVAANIEKHLLEPILPHIVERAKDRVILSGILKEQREDFVRKCKKLGLKLVKEVEEGQWKGFLFTK from the coding sequence GTGGAGTATAGGGAAATCACTTTTAAGGTTCCAAAGGAGAAGTTTGACTACCTACTTTCAGAACTCTTCTCCCTCGGCTCCCTTGGAACGGAGGTTGTAAAAGAGGGAGAGGAAGTCGAGTTCAAAGCCTACTTCAAAGGCGAAGTAAATCTTCCGGAAAACGTAAAAGAGTACGCAACGAGCTCAATTAACCTTCCGGAGAGGGATTGGAACGAAGAGTGGAAGAAGTACTACCAACCGGTTAAAGTGTCAGAGAAAATCTGGGTAGCCCCTTCGTGGTTTAAGGGTAAGTTCAAAGAACCTGAAGGTTCATTAGTTATTTACATCTACCCTGGAAGGGGATTCGGAACAGGAACCCACGAGACTACAAAGCTATCTATGAGGTTAATTGAGGAATCTCTAAAGGAAGGGGAATCTTTCCTTGACGTTGGAACGGGAAGCGGAATTCTCTCAATACTTGCCAAGAAGCTAGGAGCCGGAAAGGTTGTAGCCTGCGATATCCAGGAGGGAGTAGAGGAAGAGTTGGTGAAAAACTCTTCATTGAGCGGAGTTTCAGGAATTGAATTTGTTAGGGGAAGTGCAGATAGAGTAAGAGGGACGTTTGACGTTGTAGCTGCAAACATTGAAAAACACCTACTTGAACCTATACTACCTCACATCGTTGAAAGGGCAAAGGATAGGGTAATACTATCGGGGATTTTGAAGGAGCAGAGGGAAGACTTTGTTAGGAAATGCAAAAAACTCGGTTTAAAACTAGTTAAAGAGGTTGAGGAAGGACAATGGAAGGGCTTTCTCTTTACAAAGTAG
- a CDS encoding transposase — protein sequence MDRTLQADRISSFEERIKEYFPKADFLPCVVHKIRNTLNKVRAKDRKRVAKDLKKM from the coding sequence ATTGATAGAACCTTACAAGCGGATAGAATCTCCAGCTTTGAAGAGAGGATAAAAGAATACTTTCCAAAAGCTGACTTTCTACCGTGCGTTGTTCATAAAATAAGGAACACCTTGAATAAAGTAAGAGCTAAGGACAGAAAGAGAGTGGCGAAGGACTTAAAGAAGATGTAA
- a CDS encoding zinc ribbon domain-containing protein, translating into MLNEKLLKVQNLEIESIRLGTKINDLEKEKRELLSKLAEVERKIESAADKLREKEKELSELKNFIEYKKLRIEELEKQKESAKSREEFKKVLRAIAKNEDEVIKAKQKLTMVEAEVEALKDAYRKVKEQFSPEIQKLKEEIEEISSEVEILKRKKEKLLKEIEDLKSSMEPSEIEKFEQLKSKFNGLVFSDISSGACEGCGMTYSPAEYRELIKNLTPGKSKCPYCGRFIYSKKLVKA; encoded by the coding sequence ATGTTGAATGAAAAACTTCTTAAGGTTCAAAACCTTGAAATAGAGTCTATAAGGCTCGGTACTAAGATAAATGATCTTGAGAAGGAGAAGAGAGAGCTCCTTTCTAAACTCGCTGAAGTTGAAAGGAAGATTGAATCTGCAGCGGATAAGTTAAGAGAAAAAGAGAAAGAGCTTTCAGAGCTTAAGAACTTTATTGAGTATAAGAAGCTCAGGATAGAAGAGCTTGAAAAGCAGAAGGAAAGCGCAAAGAGCAGAGAAGAGTTTAAGAAGGTCTTAAGAGCTATTGCAAAGAACGAAGACGAGGTGATAAAGGCAAAACAGAAGTTGACCATGGTAGAGGCTGAAGTAGAAGCTCTGAAGGATGCTTATAGGAAAGTTAAAGAACAGTTTTCACCTGAGATTCAGAAGTTAAAAGAGGAGATTGAGGAGATCTCTTCAGAAGTGGAAATCTTAAAGAGGAAAAAGGAAAAACTTCTAAAAGAGATTGAGGACCTTAAGTCTTCCATGGAGCCTTCTGAAATAGAAAAGTTTGAGCAGCTTAAGAGTAAATTTAACGGTCTAGTCTTTTCAGATATCTCTTCTGGTGCTTGTGAAGGGTGTGGTATGACTTACTCTCCGGCAGAATATAGGGAATTGATTAAAAACTTAACTCCGGGCAAGAGTAAGTGTCCTTACTGTGGAAGGTTTATTTACTCAAAAAAGTTGGTTAAAGCGTAG
- the alr gene encoding alanine racemase — protein sequence MLRWAEVNLDRLFKNYREVEKLSKGKGIFAVVKANAYGHGSVEVARFLQSRTNVSGFAVATYGEGAELLLAGIERPILVMSSTVEEGKDFLKEPSLIPVVYDFKELSLVKELNVPFHVKVDTGMGRLGFLKEEWGELLSQLKGSKVKGVMTHFCCAEERREITEKQLDEFKSFVRELQKLVPEPLVVHAENSAALSLKLNSVLTHCRVGLALYGSRPTPSYPAELEQVMEVKAKVLTVKELPPGYSISYSATYTTKGRERIAVIAFGYADGYPRELSNRGKVLIEGKECPVRGRVCMDMLITSVPEEVKKGSVATLFGKGLTFEEVARECRTIPYELMCRISQRVERVYRGV from the coding sequence ATGCTCAGGTGGGCTGAAGTAAACCTTGATAGGCTCTTTAAGAACTACAGGGAAGTTGAAAAGCTCTCAAAGGGAAAGGGAATCTTTGCAGTAGTAAAGGCAAACGCCTACGGTCACGGAAGCGTAGAGGTGGCAAGATTCCTTCAATCAAGAACTAACGTATCCGGATTTGCAGTTGCAACCTACGGGGAAGGGGCAGAGCTCCTTTTAGCCGGAATAGAAAGGCCAATCCTCGTTATGTCCTCTACAGTTGAAGAGGGAAAGGATTTCTTAAAGGAACCCAGTTTAATTCCGGTAGTTTATGACTTTAAAGAGCTCTCCTTAGTTAAAGAGTTAAATGTCCCTTTTCACGTTAAAGTTGATACCGGAATGGGAAGGTTGGGATTTTTAAAAGAGGAGTGGGGAGAGCTCCTTTCCCAGCTTAAAGGTTCTAAGGTTAAAGGGGTAATGACCCACTTCTGCTGTGCAGAGGAGAGAAGGGAAATCACAGAAAAACAGCTTGATGAGTTTAAGTCCTTTGTAAGGGAACTCCAGAAGTTAGTGCCTGAACCCTTAGTAGTTCATGCTGAAAACAGTGCAGCCCTTTCCTTAAAACTGAATTCGGTTTTAACCCACTGCCGGGTTGGACTTGCCCTCTACGGTTCAAGGCCAACTCCCTCCTACCCGGCAGAACTTGAGCAGGTAATGGAAGTAAAGGCAAAAGTTTTAACAGTTAAGGAACTTCCACCGGGATACTCTATATCCTACTCTGCTACTTATACAACGAAAGGAAGGGAGAGAATTGCAGTTATAGCCTTCGGTTACGCTGATGGGTACCCTAGGGAGCTCTCAAACAGGGGGAAAGTTCTGATAGAGGGAAAAGAGTGCCCCGTAAGGGGCAGGGTATGTATGGATATGCTTATAACCTCTGTTCCAGAAGAGGTTAAGAAAGGTTCAGTTGCAACTCTGTTTGGAAAAGGCCTAACTTTTGAGGAGGTAGCAAGAGAGTGTAGAACCATACCCTACGAACTTATGTGCAGGATAAGTCAGAGAGTAGAGAGGGTTTATCGTGGAGTATAG
- a CDS encoding septum site-determining protein MinC, with protein MDFKLRGTNVIGIELLTNRENFSVEGIKRFISEKKQLLKGARFLISVEDYLLNREELEELLNFISTEEKITFCGFKTNLKENRELCVSMGIPCDISTLELEKKRERSSTEEVKLVKKTLRSGDKETSTGDLIIMGDVNPGAEVEAGGDVYVLGNLRGFVRAGIGKSEGEVRALFFQAPRLELCGKEVEFERNEKFINFRARVKNGKIKIEHLKRGI; from the coding sequence ATGGACTTTAAACTGAGGGGAACGAACGTAATAGGGATAGAGCTCCTAACAAACAGGGAAAACTTCAGCGTAGAGGGAATAAAGAGGTTTATATCGGAGAAGAAACAGCTCTTAAAGGGAGCAAGGTTCCTAATCTCTGTAGAAGATTACCTTTTAAATAGGGAAGAACTTGAAGAGCTGTTAAATTTTATCTCAACTGAGGAGAAAATTACTTTCTGCGGGTTTAAAACCAACTTAAAGGAAAACAGGGAGCTCTGCGTATCTATGGGAATTCCTTGCGACATCTCAACCTTAGAACTTGAGAAGAAAAGAGAGCGTTCATCTACAGAAGAAGTTAAGTTAGTTAAGAAAACTCTACGTTCGGGCGACAAAGAGACTTCAACGGGAGATTTAATAATAATGGGAGACGTTAACCCAGGGGCTGAAGTAGAAGCAGGAGGGGACGTCTACGTCCTGGGAAACCTAAGGGGTTTTGTTAGAGCCGGAATAGGAAAAAGCGAAGGGGAGGTCAGAGCTCTCTTCTTCCAAGCACCAAGACTGGAACTCTGCGGGAAAGAGGTAGAATTTGAAAGGAATGAGAAGTTTATAAACTTCAGGGCAAGAGTAAAAAATGGCAAAATTAAAATAGAACATCTTAAAAGGGGAATTTAA
- the purH gene encoding bifunctional phosphoribosylaminoimidazolecarboxamide formyltransferase/IMP cyclohydrolase produces MRPRRALISVSDKRGVVEFAKALSDMGVEIVSTGGTAKLLRESGIPVKEISELTGFPEIMEGRVKTLHPKVHGGILADRSKNEHISAMEEFQIEPIDMVVVNLYPFKETVKRGADLDEIIENIDIGGPTMVRAAAKNFKHVAIVTDPADYDKVVKELKEKGEISLKTRFYLARKAFNLTAHYDALISEFLYSIDETGKKVECRELPNPLTITFEKVQDLRYGENPHQRGAFYREVFVDEPCVSLSEKVHGEKELSFNNIYDLDGAFNLVLEFDPKSDGVACAIIKHANPCGVALGSTPQEAYEKALKVDPLSAFGGIIAFNSKVTKEAAELIIQRFFECIIAPEYQEEALEVLKTKKNLRVLTTKGLKGLERRGETSPFDYRRVVGGLLVQDRDLITVLPEKLKVVTDREPTQKEWEDLLFAFKVVKWVKSNSVVYAKDKVAVGIGVGQTSRVDSARCAIEKAQMVGIDLSGAVMASEAFFPFRDSVDEAAKVGITAIIQPGGSIRDKEVIEAANEHNMAMVFTGVRHFRH; encoded by the coding sequence ATGAGGCCGAGGAGAGCTCTGATCTCAGTTTCCGATAAAAGGGGAGTTGTTGAGTTTGCTAAGGCTTTGAGCGATATGGGGGTTGAAATTGTTTCAACCGGTGGAACTGCAAAGCTTTTAAGGGAAAGCGGAATTCCGGTTAAGGAGATTTCAGAGCTAACGGGATTCCCAGAGATTATGGAAGGGAGAGTAAAGACTCTACATCCAAAGGTTCACGGAGGAATCCTTGCAGATAGGAGTAAGAACGAGCACATTAGTGCTATGGAGGAGTTCCAGATTGAACCGATAGATATGGTTGTTGTTAACCTCTATCCCTTCAAGGAGACTGTTAAAAGGGGAGCTGATTTAGATGAGATTATAGAGAACATAGATATCGGTGGCCCTACAATGGTGAGGGCTGCTGCAAAGAACTTTAAGCACGTTGCCATAGTTACAGATCCTGCCGACTACGATAAGGTAGTTAAGGAGCTAAAAGAGAAGGGAGAGATATCCCTCAAAACGAGGTTTTACCTTGCAAGGAAGGCCTTTAATCTTACTGCCCACTACGACGCTTTAATCTCAGAGTTCCTCTACTCAATTGATGAGACTGGAAAGAAGGTGGAGTGTAGGGAGCTCCCCAACCCGTTAACGATAACTTTTGAGAAGGTTCAAGACCTAAGGTACGGTGAAAACCCCCACCAAAGGGGAGCTTTCTACAGGGAAGTTTTCGTTGATGAGCCCTGCGTTTCTCTATCTGAGAAAGTTCACGGGGAGAAAGAGCTCTCCTTTAACAACATCTACGACCTTGATGGAGCTTTCAACCTCGTCCTTGAGTTTGACCCTAAAAGTGATGGTGTTGCATGTGCAATCATAAAGCACGCTAACCCCTGTGGCGTAGCCCTTGGGAGTACTCCTCAGGAGGCCTACGAGAAGGCCTTAAAGGTTGATCCACTTTCAGCCTTTGGAGGAATTATTGCCTTTAACTCAAAAGTTACAAAGGAGGCAGCCGAGCTTATTATCCAGAGGTTCTTTGAGTGTATTATTGCTCCTGAATACCAAGAGGAGGCCCTTGAGGTTTTAAAAACTAAAAAGAACTTAAGAGTTTTAACTACAAAAGGTTTAAAGGGACTGGAAAGGAGGGGAGAGACTTCACCGTTTGACTATAGGAGGGTAGTTGGAGGGTTGCTCGTTCAGGATAGAGACCTTATAACGGTTCTCCCTGAGAAGTTAAAGGTCGTTACAGATAGGGAGCCTACACAGAAGGAGTGGGAAGACCTCCTCTTTGCCTTTAAAGTGGTTAAGTGGGTTAAATCAAACTCTGTAGTTTACGCCAAGGATAAGGTTGCAGTCGGTATTGGTGTAGGGCAGACTTCAAGGGTTGATTCAGCCCGTTGTGCAATTGAAAAGGCCCAGATGGTTGGAATAGACCTATCGGGTGCAGTTATGGCCTCTGAAGCCTTCTTCCCCTTTAGAGACAGTGTTGATGAAGCTGCAAAGGTTGGAATTACTGCGATAATTCAGCCTGGAGGCTCAATAAGGGATAAGGAAGTTATTGAGGCAGCTAACGAGCACAACATGGCTATGGTATTTACGGGGGTAAGACACTTTAGACATTAA
- the minD gene encoding septum site-determining protein MinD, with translation MADKVICITSGKGGVGKSTVTANVATALAMKGYKVAAIDADIGLRNLDLVLGLENRIVYDLVHVVEGVVPAEKALVKDKRTKNLYLLPAAQTKDKSAVKPEDLIRVVEELRDKFDFIFIDSPAGIEEGFKTAVAPADTIIVIANPEMASIRDADRVVGLCEAMQKPEPKLVINKIDPAKVARGDMLDVDDVTQILSLDLLGVVPEDKNMVAYINRGEPAVLFPESIAGRALRNVAERLLGKEIPFMELKVQESFLDKLKKLFGSD, from the coding sequence ATGGCGGATAAAGTAATCTGTATAACTTCAGGAAAGGGTGGAGTAGGAAAGAGTACAGTAACTGCAAACGTTGCAACTGCCCTTGCAATGAAGGGGTATAAAGTTGCAGCAATTGATGCTGATATAGGACTAAGGAACCTTGACCTTGTTTTAGGGTTAGAAAATAGAATAGTCTACGATTTAGTCCACGTTGTTGAAGGAGTAGTCCCTGCAGAAAAGGCTCTCGTAAAGGATAAAAGGACAAAGAACCTATACCTACTACCGGCTGCCCAGACTAAGGATAAAAGCGCAGTAAAGCCTGAAGACTTAATAAGGGTTGTTGAAGAACTTAGGGACAAATTTGACTTTATCTTTATCGATTCACCTGCGGGAATTGAGGAGGGATTTAAAACCGCCGTTGCTCCTGCAGATACGATTATCGTAATTGCAAACCCTGAAATGGCTTCCATCAGGGACGCAGACAGGGTTGTAGGACTCTGTGAGGCAATGCAGAAACCAGAACCAAAACTCGTTATAAACAAGATAGACCCTGCAAAGGTGGCAAGGGGAGACATGCTTGATGTTGATGACGTTACTCAAATCTTAAGCCTTGACCTGCTAGGAGTAGTCCCAGAGGATAAGAACATGGTGGCCTACATAAACAGGGGAGAACCTGCAGTCCTCTTTCCAGAATCAATAGCAGGTAGGGCCCTCAGAAATGTAGCAGAAAGGCTCTTAGGAAAAGAAATCCCGTTTATGGAACTGAAGGTCCAGGAAAGTTTCCTAGATAAGTTAAAAAAACTTTTCGGGAGTGATTAA
- a CDS encoding PHP domain-containing protein translates to MEGLSLYKVDLHCHSTASDGSLTPKELVRLAYRNRVKHLSLTDHDTVEGLQEARSEAKKLGINFINGIEVTADTSFLGEGKRQFHILGYHFNPESASMKELTEFFQSSRVKRNKELLARLEELGYPITYEEMVKRYGENFGKPNVAKRLIELGYFTDREEAIDFLSSLGVKREKMDYREVFKLIKEAGGIPVIAHPITLKLPKKELYCFIKRAKEEGLEGLEYLHYRHSPPYAREIRQICQELKLYYTAGSDFHGENKPCIKLGFLNATRKDVNFPLTVSPLP, encoded by the coding sequence ATGGAAGGGCTTTCTCTTTACAAAGTAGACCTCCACTGCCACTCAACGGCCTCAGACGGAAGTCTTACCCCTAAAGAGCTCGTTAGACTCGCCTACAGAAACAGGGTAAAACACCTCTCCCTAACCGACCACGACACGGTAGAGGGCCTCCAAGAGGCAAGGAGTGAAGCCAAGAAATTGGGAATTAACTTTATCAACGGAATTGAAGTAACTGCCGATACGTCCTTCCTCGGAGAAGGGAAGAGACAGTTTCACATACTTGGATACCACTTTAATCCCGAATCGGCTTCAATGAAGGAACTAACCGAATTCTTTCAAAGTTCAAGGGTAAAGAGGAACAAAGAGCTCCTAGCCCGCCTTGAAGAGCTCGGTTACCCCATAACCTATGAGGAAATGGTTAAAAGGTACGGTGAGAACTTCGGAAAGCCAAACGTTGCAAAGAGGTTAATTGAACTTGGCTACTTTACAGATAGGGAGGAAGCAATAGACTTCCTCTCCTCTTTGGGAGTTAAAAGGGAGAAGATGGACTACCGGGAAGTATTTAAGCTGATCAAAGAGGCCGGAGGAATTCCAGTAATTGCCCACCCTATAACCTTAAAACTTCCTAAAAAGGAGCTCTACTGCTTCATTAAAAGGGCAAAGGAGGAGGGACTGGAGGGACTTGAATACCTCCACTACCGCCACTCCCCTCCTTACGCAAGGGAAATAAGGCAGATCTGCCAGGAACTAAAGCTCTACTACACAGCCGGTTCCGACTTCCACGGTGAAAACAAACCCTGCATAAAGCTAGGTTTTCTAAACGCCACTAGAAAGGATGTAAACTTCCCCTTAACAGTAAGCCCACTCCCTTGA
- a CDS encoding NfeD family protein, whose product MKVNLGIIFFLLGILIVLFETFSPTLYLFPVGLGFIVSGLTYYFTGNFLLSLLLFFLLTSAGYYVSLKYVKRIKGLKDVLSELKKQTGIVVGKVDQFTYEVRFPLGAAGEEVWNAYSEKELSYGDRVKVVGIKGNKLVVEKVDNAQVG is encoded by the coding sequence ATGAAAGTTAACCTGGGAATTATCTTCTTCCTACTAGGGATTTTAATAGTTCTCTTTGAAACGTTCTCCCCCACACTCTACCTCTTCCCTGTAGGCCTAGGGTTTATAGTATCCGGTCTCACCTATTACTTTACTGGAAACTTTCTCCTATCTTTACTCCTGTTCTTCCTCTTAACGTCGGCAGGCTACTACGTATCACTAAAGTACGTTAAGAGGATTAAAGGACTAAAGGACGTCCTCAGCGAACTTAAAAAGCAGACTGGAATTGTCGTTGGAAAGGTTGATCAGTTTACTTACGAAGTTCGCTTTCCTCTTGGAGCCGCCGGAGAGGAGGTCTGGAACGCTTACAGCGAAAAGGAACTCTCTTACGGAGATAGAGTTAAAGTAGTCGGAATTAAGGGAAATAAGCTGGTAGTGGAGAAAGTTGATAATGCTCAGGTGGGCTGA